A window from Planococcus maritimus encodes these proteins:
- the acnA gene encoding aconitate hydratase AcnA — protein sequence MAKSSLHNSRTSFELNGKTYNYYRLAALEEAGIAKVSRLPYSVKVLLESVLRQHDGYVINDEHVEELAKWGKDANKEAEVPFKPSRVILQDFTGVPVVVDLAALRSAMSEMGGDPDKINPEIPVDLVIDHSVQVDRYGTEDALRANMEFEFERNAERYQFLNWAQKAYDNYRAVPPATGIVHQVNLEYLANVVHAIENEDGTFEAFPDTLVGTDSHTTMINGIGVLGWGVGGIEAEAGMLGQPSYFPIPEVIGVKMTGELPNGATATDLALKVTETLRKKGVVGKFVEFFGPGVTTLPLADRATIANMAPEYGATCGFFPVDEEALTYMRLTARTEEQIAVTKEYLKANDMFFTVDNEDPIYTDLVEIDLTTIEPNLSGPKRPQDLIPLSQMKKEFNTAVTGPEGPHGFALDQEEINKTATVKFNDGKTAEMNTGALAIAAITSCTNTSNPYVMLGAGLVAKKAVEKGLTPPAYVKTSLAPGSKVVTGYLSDSGLLDYMNQIGFNLVGYGCTTCIGNSGPLLPEIEEAIVENDLLVSSVLSGNRNFEGRIHPLVKANYLASPMLVVAYALAGTVDIDFEVDPIGQDQDGNDVFFKDIWPSTEEVKNVVHSTVTPELFRKEYEHVFTENAEWNAIETNDDSLYAFDDNSTYIQNPPFFTGMSKEPAPIQPLSGLRVMAKFADSITTDHISPAGAIGKDTPAGLYLREHGVEPRNFNSYGSRRGNHEVMMRGTFANIRIRNQVAPGTTGGFTTFWPTGEVMPIFDACMKYQEQGTGLVVLAGKDYGMGSSRDWAAKGTFLLGVKTVIAESYERIHRSNLVMMGVLPLQFVNGESADSLGLTGHETISVNLSDDVKPRDVLTATATAEDGKVTEFKVLARFDSEVEVDYFRHGGILQMVLRNKLLEA from the coding sequence ATGGCAAAGAGCAGTTTGCACAACAGCCGCACGTCGTTCGAGCTTAACGGCAAGACGTATAATTATTATCGTCTCGCTGCACTCGAAGAAGCGGGGATCGCGAAAGTATCTCGCCTTCCGTACTCTGTAAAAGTACTATTGGAATCCGTATTGCGCCAGCACGACGGCTATGTCATCAATGACGAACATGTAGAAGAACTCGCAAAATGGGGTAAAGATGCGAACAAAGAAGCAGAAGTTCCATTCAAACCTTCCCGTGTCATCCTTCAAGACTTCACCGGTGTACCGGTTGTTGTCGACTTGGCAGCGCTTCGTTCAGCCATGTCTGAAATGGGCGGAGACCCAGACAAGATCAATCCAGAAATCCCGGTTGATCTGGTAATTGACCACTCGGTACAAGTTGACCGTTACGGCACTGAAGATGCACTGCGCGCGAACATGGAATTTGAGTTCGAACGCAATGCAGAGCGTTACCAATTCCTTAACTGGGCTCAAAAAGCGTACGATAACTATCGTGCAGTTCCACCAGCAACAGGAATCGTTCACCAAGTAAACCTTGAGTATTTGGCAAATGTTGTTCACGCGATCGAAAACGAAGATGGCACATTTGAAGCATTCCCAGATACACTTGTCGGTACAGATTCCCATACGACGATGATCAACGGAATCGGCGTACTAGGATGGGGCGTTGGCGGAATCGAAGCGGAAGCAGGCATGCTTGGACAGCCTTCTTACTTCCCGATTCCTGAAGTTATCGGCGTGAAAATGACTGGCGAATTGCCAAACGGCGCAACAGCGACAGATTTGGCACTCAAAGTCACAGAAACCTTGCGTAAAAAAGGCGTAGTCGGCAAATTCGTCGAGTTCTTCGGTCCTGGCGTTACAACATTGCCGCTTGCAGACCGTGCGACGATTGCCAACATGGCACCTGAATACGGCGCTACTTGCGGATTCTTCCCAGTAGACGAAGAAGCGTTGACTTACATGCGCTTGACAGCTCGTACAGAAGAGCAAATTGCCGTGACAAAAGAATACTTGAAAGCAAACGATATGTTCTTCACGGTCGACAACGAAGATCCGATTTACACGGACCTTGTCGAAATCGACTTGACGACAATCGAACCGAACTTGTCCGGTCCAAAACGTCCGCAAGATTTGATTCCATTGTCTCAAATGAAAAAAGAATTCAACACAGCTGTCACAGGCCCAGAAGGCCCACACGGCTTTGCGTTGGATCAAGAAGAAATCAACAAAACCGCAACTGTGAAATTCAATGATGGCAAAACAGCTGAAATGAACACGGGTGCTTTGGCGATTGCTGCGATTACATCTTGCACAAACACGTCCAATCCGTACGTTATGCTCGGCGCTGGACTCGTTGCGAAAAAAGCAGTCGAAAAAGGCTTGACGCCGCCAGCATACGTGAAAACTTCACTGGCACCAGGTTCGAAAGTCGTTACAGGCTATTTGAGCGATTCTGGTTTGCTTGACTACATGAACCAAATCGGCTTTAACTTGGTTGGTTACGGCTGTACAACATGTATCGGTAACTCCGGCCCACTTCTTCCTGAAATCGAAGAAGCAATCGTTGAAAACGACTTGCTCGTTTCTTCTGTATTGTCCGGTAACCGTAACTTTGAAGGACGTATCCACCCATTAGTAAAAGCCAACTACTTGGCATCTCCAATGCTTGTTGTGGCGTATGCACTTGCTGGTACAGTGGACATCGACTTTGAAGTGGATCCAATCGGACAAGACCAAGACGGCAATGATGTATTCTTTAAAGATATCTGGCCTTCTACTGAAGAAGTGAAAAACGTTGTCCACTCTACAGTAACGCCTGAGTTGTTCCGCAAAGAATACGAACATGTCTTCACTGAAAACGCAGAATGGAATGCCATCGAAACAAACGACGATTCATTGTATGCCTTCGATGACAACTCAACATACATTCAAAACCCGCCGTTCTTCACAGGTATGTCGAAAGAGCCGGCACCGATTCAGCCGCTTTCTGGCCTTCGTGTCATGGCGAAATTCGCTGATTCCATCACGACGGACCACATTTCACCTGCAGGCGCGATCGGCAAAGACACACCAGCTGGCTTGTACTTGCGTGAACACGGCGTCGAGCCGCGTAACTTCAACTCTTACGGCTCTCGTCGCGGTAACCACGAAGTTATGATGCGTGGTACGTTTGCGAACATCCGCATCCGTAACCAAGTCGCACCAGGCACAACTGGCGGCTTCACGACATTCTGGCCGACTGGCGAAGTAATGCCAATCTTCGATGCATGCATGAAGTATCAAGAGCAAGGTACTGGCCTTGTGGTTCTAGCCGGTAAAGACTACGGCATGGGCTCTTCTCGTGACTGGGCTGCTAAAGGGACATTCCTTCTAGGCGTCAAAACAGTTATCGCGGAAAGCTATGAGCGTATCCACCGTTCGAACCTTGTCATGATGGGCGTCTTGCCATTGCAATTCGTCAATGGCGAAAGCGCAGATTCTCTTGGTCTGACAGGCCATGAAACCATCAGCGTTAACTTGTCCGACGATGTGAAACCTCGCGACGTCTTGACAGCTACAGCTACTGCTGAAGATGGCAAAGTAACGGAATTCAAAGTCCTCGCACGCTTCGATTCTGAAGTGGAAGTCGACTACTTCCGTCACGGCGGTATCCTGCAAATGGTACTCCGCAACAAATTGCTAGAAGCATAA
- a CDS encoding cysteine hydrolase family protein: MNKALLVVDYTVDFVANDGALTCGAPGQEIEEAICALTEQFLETGDFVVLPVDLHESDDPYHPETKLFPPHNIKGTAGRKLYGRLQAIYDRHQEDIVWMDKTRYSAFAGTRLELLLRERSIEEVHIVGVCTDICVLHTAIDAYNKGFEIVIHEQAVASFDDAGHRYAMRHFETILGARIK, encoded by the coding sequence ATGAACAAAGCATTACTAGTAGTCGATTACACAGTCGATTTTGTTGCAAACGATGGTGCCTTGACTTGCGGCGCACCTGGGCAAGAAATTGAGGAAGCGATCTGTGCGTTGACAGAACAATTTCTCGAAACCGGTGATTTCGTGGTCTTGCCCGTAGATCTTCACGAATCAGACGATCCTTATCATCCGGAGACGAAATTGTTTCCCCCACACAATATTAAAGGGACTGCCGGACGCAAATTATACGGACGTCTCCAAGCTATATATGATCGCCATCAAGAAGACATCGTCTGGATGGACAAAACCCGCTATAGTGCCTTCGCAGGGACGCGGCTCGAATTATTGCTTCGCGAGCGCAGTATTGAAGAAGTGCATATCGTAGGCGTCTGTACAGATATTTGCGTACTTCATACAGCTATCGATGCTTATAACAAAGGTTTTGAAATTGTCATCCATGAACAGGCCGTCGCAAGCTTCGACGATGCCGGCCACCGCTACGCTATGAGGCACTTTGAAACTATTCTAGGCGCCCGAATAAAATAA
- a CDS encoding DinB family protein, translated as MGIRNEVQELQTEENARIRHTILKKVESFSDKELNEKPSADEWSAMQILDHLYKMEQTITAGVAKTVEKNQQKKAIKKPIQLSVNRKVKVDAPDHTVPEETFFTLAEMTEKLNESRNRLYEVYARTNEETLQKNSMPHPVFGDVPLVQWFPFIGYHEKRHLAQLEETLRKIDEKKN; from the coding sequence ATGGGAATTAGAAATGAGGTGCAAGAATTGCAAACTGAAGAAAACGCTAGAATACGCCACACGATTTTGAAAAAAGTTGAATCTTTCAGTGACAAGGAACTAAACGAGAAACCGTCGGCTGATGAATGGTCAGCCATGCAGATTTTGGACCATCTCTATAAGATGGAGCAGACCATAACAGCGGGCGTAGCTAAAACCGTAGAGAAAAATCAACAGAAAAAAGCAATAAAGAAACCGATTCAACTATCGGTCAACCGCAAAGTGAAAGTCGATGCGCCAGATCACACGGTGCCTGAAGAAACGTTTTTCACTCTAGCTGAAATGACAGAGAAATTGAATGAGTCAAGAAATCGCCTGTACGAAGTTTATGCACGGACAAACGAGGAAACGCTTCAGAAGAACTCCATGCCTCATCCTGTTTTCGGCGATGTGCCACTAGTTCAATGGTTCCCATTTATCGGTTATCATGAGAAACGCCATTTGGCTCAATTAGAAGAGACATTAAGAAAAATTGATGAGAAAAAGAATTAG
- a CDS encoding CoA-binding protein, with the protein MLLKNPDRTEIKEVLDHAKTIAVVGLSPNPARTSYMVSKAMQQAGYRIIPVNPMAEEVLGEKSYATLADIPEPVDIVNVFRRSEFLPAIADDFLKIKAPVFWTQLNVVDEEVFNRLHAAGHTVIMDRCIKVEHAILK; encoded by the coding sequence ATTTTGTTGAAAAACCCAGACCGCACAGAAATCAAAGAAGTGCTCGACCATGCCAAAACGATTGCCGTTGTCGGCTTGAGCCCGAATCCGGCGAGAACTTCTTATATGGTATCCAAAGCCATGCAACAAGCAGGCTACCGCATTATCCCCGTTAACCCAATGGCCGAGGAAGTGCTTGGAGAGAAAAGCTATGCGACGCTTGCGGACATTCCGGAACCAGTCGACATCGTCAACGTGTTCCGCCGCAGCGAATTTTTACCGGCCATTGCCGATGATTTTCTTAAGATCAAAGCCCCGGTGTTCTGGACGCAACTAAACGTCGTCGATGAAGAAGTCTTCAACCGCCTGCACGCCGCCGGGCATACGGTCATCATGGATCGTTGCATCAAAGTCGAACATGCCATCTTGAAATAG
- the parE gene encoding DNA topoisomerase IV subunit B, with translation MAKTNNNAYNEEAIQVLEGLDAVRKRPGMYIGSTDSRGLHHLVYEIVDNSVDEALAGFGDRITVTIHENNSISVRDYGRGMPTGMHRSGKPTPEVILTVLHAGGKFGQGGYKTSGGLHGVGASVVNALSSFLEVTIHRDGRKYRQRFENGGKPATTLEEIGKTKESGTLIHFLPDESIFSASKYNYDTLSERLRESAFLMKGMNIELIDERNQTGESFFYETGIKAFVEYLNEEKDVLHKVAYMEGQSDSLEVEFAFQFNDGYSETILSFVNNVRTRDGGTHETGAKAAMTRVFNDYARKINLLKDKDKNLEGSDIREGLAAIVSVRIPEALLQFEGQTKSKLGTSEARGAVDAVISQQLMYFLEENAEHSASLVRKAIRASQARLAARKAREDARNGKKRKKSDTLLSGKLTPAQSRNAKKNELYLVEGDSAGGSAKQGRDRTFQAILPLRGKVVNTEKAKLEEIMKNEEIATIIHAIGGGVSSDFSVDDIAYNKVIIMTDADTDGAHIQVLLLTFFYRYMKPLIEAGKVFIALPPLYKVSKGAGKKEVVDYAWTEADLDESIKKIGKGYMLQRYKGLGEMNADQLWETTMNPESRTLIRVTIEDGARAERRITTLMGDKVEPRRKWIENNVDFGLEDDSNILENDLIHAEEELV, from the coding sequence ATGGCTAAAACGAACAACAATGCATACAACGAAGAAGCGATTCAAGTTCTAGAGGGGCTGGATGCTGTACGCAAACGTCCTGGGATGTACATCGGGTCAACCGATTCCCGCGGGCTGCACCATTTAGTTTACGAGATTGTCGACAACTCGGTCGATGAAGCGCTTGCCGGTTTTGGCGACCGCATTACGGTGACCATTCACGAGAACAACAGCATCAGCGTGCGCGACTACGGCCGCGGCATGCCTACAGGGATGCACAGAAGCGGCAAACCGACACCGGAAGTCATTTTGACGGTGCTTCATGCCGGGGGCAAGTTTGGCCAAGGCGGCTACAAGACAAGTGGCGGGCTTCACGGCGTCGGCGCTTCTGTCGTCAATGCCTTGTCGAGCTTTCTCGAAGTGACGATCCACCGTGACGGGCGCAAATACCGCCAGCGTTTTGAGAACGGCGGCAAACCCGCGACGACCTTAGAAGAAATCGGCAAAACGAAGGAATCTGGCACGTTGATTCACTTTTTGCCGGACGAAAGTATTTTTAGCGCATCCAAATACAATTACGACACGCTAAGCGAACGCTTGCGTGAATCCGCGTTTCTCATGAAAGGCATGAACATCGAGCTAATCGATGAACGCAACCAAACGGGTGAGAGCTTCTTTTATGAAACCGGCATCAAGGCATTCGTCGAATACTTGAACGAAGAAAAAGACGTCCTTCATAAAGTGGCGTACATGGAAGGCCAAAGCGACAGCTTGGAGGTCGAATTTGCGTTCCAGTTCAACGACGGCTATTCCGAAACGATCCTATCGTTCGTCAACAACGTCAGAACGCGTGACGGCGGGACGCACGAAACAGGCGCCAAAGCGGCCATGACCCGTGTGTTTAATGATTACGCACGCAAAATCAATTTATTGAAAGACAAAGACAAGAACCTTGAAGGCTCCGACATCCGCGAAGGCTTGGCGGCAATTGTTTCGGTGCGCATTCCGGAAGCATTGCTGCAATTTGAAGGGCAGACGAAGAGCAAGCTCGGTACAAGCGAAGCCCGAGGTGCGGTCGATGCGGTCATCTCCCAGCAATTGATGTACTTCCTCGAGGAGAACGCAGAACACAGTGCCTCACTCGTCCGCAAAGCAATACGAGCGTCTCAGGCGCGTCTCGCCGCACGAAAAGCTCGTGAAGATGCCCGAAATGGCAAGAAACGTAAGAAATCCGACACTTTACTGTCCGGAAAATTGACACCAGCGCAGTCGCGCAACGCCAAAAAGAACGAATTGTACCTGGTTGAGGGCGACTCGGCCGGCGGTTCGGCGAAACAAGGCCGCGACCGGACGTTCCAAGCGATCTTGCCGCTGCGCGGGAAAGTCGTCAACACCGAAAAAGCAAAACTTGAGGAAATCATGAAAAACGAAGAAATCGCCACCATCATCCACGCAATCGGCGGCGGTGTGTCTTCTGACTTTTCAGTAGACGATATCGCGTATAATAAAGTCATCATCATGACCGATGCCGATACCGACGGCGCGCACATCCAAGTGTTGCTGTTGACGTTTTTCTACCGCTACATGAAGCCATTGATCGAAGCCGGCAAGGTGTTTATCGCTTTGCCGCCACTGTATAAAGTATCCAAAGGCGCAGGCAAAAAAGAAGTCGTCGATTACGCATGGACCGAAGCCGATCTTGACGAGTCGATCAAGAAAATCGGTAAAGGCTATATGCTCCAGCGCTATAAAGGTCTCGGGGAAATGAACGCCGACCAATTATGGGAGACGACGATGAACCCGGAATCGCGCACTTTGATCCGCGTCACGATCGAAGACGGCGCGCGCGCTGAACGTCGCATCACGACTTTGATGGGCGATAAAGTCGAACCGCGCCGCAAATGGATTGAAAACAACGTCGACTTCGGACTTGAAGACGACAGCAATATTCTCGAAAATGATTTGATTCACGCTGAGGAGGAACTCGTATGA
- a CDS encoding site-specific integrase, which translates to MPYGYEKYRLDNGISPNTVIHEVQLIRALFAFLRKTYKKSIEPHEIRPSDIQQFLLEQKEAGIKDSTLNRKLIHIRCWFDYMWQIGKIPNDFMPKFKLNHKLDLTPHDIEVDYEHLLEKKPDVLKSIKLPLNAKLLYVFYLRGLRLRDMVTIDIDNFLNDSKGLHLDVEKKDGYHCTLHFDQYEEAVMEQGIERAKARGTSFLLSSKVKDQFTHFQMGSLSDYTEALSEFVGAPMRSGDIRFAYVHHLYAVEHKNLEEIQEILGVSLDSASRMLKDSLVRMKRQAHPPTSKNT; encoded by the coding sequence ATGCCCTATGGTTATGAAAAATACAGATTGGATAATGGCATCAGCCCAAACACGGTCATCCATGAAGTTCAATTGATCCGAGCGCTTTTTGCCTTTTTGCGAAAAACCTATAAAAAATCTATAGAGCCTCACGAAATCCGCCCTTCTGATATCCAGCAATTTCTACTGGAACAAAAAGAAGCCGGTATCAAAGACAGCACCTTGAACCGCAAATTGATTCATATTCGCTGCTGGTTTGATTACATGTGGCAGATTGGCAAAATTCCGAATGATTTCATGCCAAAGTTTAAATTGAACCACAAGCTCGATTTAACCCCCCACGACATCGAAGTCGATTACGAACATCTATTGGAAAAGAAACCCGATGTTTTAAAGTCCATTAAATTGCCGCTCAATGCTAAGCTGCTGTACGTCTTTTATTTGAGAGGCTTGCGGCTTCGAGATATGGTGACGATTGATATCGATAATTTTTTGAACGACTCAAAGGGACTTCACTTAGACGTCGAAAAGAAAGATGGCTATCATTGCACGCTGCATTTCGATCAATACGAAGAAGCAGTAATGGAACAAGGCATCGAACGGGCAAAAGCACGAGGTACGTCTTTCCTGCTATCGTCAAAAGTTAAAGACCAGTTTACTCATTTTCAAATGGGCTCACTGTCCGATTATACAGAAGCTTTGTCGGAGTTCGTCGGTGCACCGATGCGCTCTGGCGATATTCGATTTGCCTATGTCCATCATTTGTACGCGGTCGAACACAAAAACCTGGAAGAAATTCAAGAAATCCTTGGCGTCTCGTTGGATTCAGCTTCTCGCATGTTAAAAGATTCGCTCGTGCGTATGAAACGGCAAGCTCATCCGCCCACATCAAAAAACACCTGA
- a CDS encoding acyl-CoA thioesterase — translation MYISEKEVEIRYAETDQMGVVYHANYLIWLELGRTQLIEDLGFTYAGMESQGFLSPVTDISIQYKAALRYGQKARVKTWIESHGRLRTTYGYEVLHEDGTLAAKATSEHVVVKKDSFRPVPLAKVAPEWDAKYKEVVRGAEDGVRNPTT, via the coding sequence ATGTACATAAGCGAAAAAGAAGTTGAGATCCGCTACGCGGAAACGGACCAGATGGGCGTCGTCTATCACGCCAATTACTTGATCTGGCTCGAGCTCGGGCGCACGCAATTGATCGAGGATCTCGGATTTACGTATGCCGGCATGGAATCGCAAGGGTTCTTGTCCCCGGTGACGGATATCTCCATCCAATACAAAGCAGCGCTGCGCTACGGGCAGAAAGCACGCGTCAAAACCTGGATAGAGTCTCACGGCCGCTTGCGGACCACATACGGCTACGAAGTGCTCCACGAAGATGGCACACTCGCCGCAAAAGCGACCTCCGAGCATGTCGTGGTGAAAAAAGATAGCTTCCGTCCCGTTCCGCTGGCGAAAGTGGCACCTGAATGGGATGCCAAATACAAGGAAGTGGTGAGGGGGGCAGAAGATGGCGTTCGGAATCCGACGACCTGA
- a CDS encoding HesB/YadR/YfhF family protein translates to MEIHLSKDARDWFHNEMEVEAGEAVRFFVRYGGAGLQPGFSLGVTKDQPYEAVTRLEEDKVLYFIEEADQWYFDEHDLHVTVDDTLGELSYSYETKEA, encoded by the coding sequence ATGGAGATTCATTTGAGCAAAGATGCACGAGATTGGTTCCATAACGAAATGGAAGTCGAGGCCGGAGAAGCGGTACGCTTTTTCGTCCGCTACGGAGGCGCTGGCTTACAGCCGGGCTTCTCGCTTGGCGTCACGAAAGACCAGCCGTACGAAGCGGTGACCCGCCTCGAAGAAGATAAAGTGCTTTATTTCATCGAAGAAGCCGATCAATGGTATTTTGATGAACACGATCTGCATGTCACAGTTGATGACACATTGGGTGAATTAAGTTATTCATACGAAACAAAAGAAGCGTGA
- a CDS encoding GlsB/YeaQ/YmgE family stress response membrane protein, which yields MGFILYLIVGGIIGWLAGLILGKDIPGGIIGNIIAGIIGAWLGGMLLGDMGPSIAGVAIIPALIGALIFVFVLSLILGSMNKGRKRA from the coding sequence ATGGGATTCATTTTATATCTAATCGTAGGCGGTATCATTGGTTGGCTAGCCGGCCTGATCCTCGGGAAAGACATTCCTGGCGGCATCATCGGTAACATCATTGCAGGTATCATCGGTGCATGGTTAGGCGGCATGCTCTTAGGAGACATGGGACCATCCATCGCGGGCGTAGCAATTATTCCGGCATTGATCGGTGCATTGATCTTTGTCTTCGTCCTGAGCTTGATCCTTGGATCAATGAACAAAGGACGCAAACGCGCATAA
- the plsY gene encoding glycerol-3-phosphate 1-O-acyltransferase PlsY: protein MNILLPVIIAYLLGSIPSALWIGKLFYKTDIRTKGSGNLGATNTFRVLGPKAGFVVTIMDILKGTAATLLPLVMVTDVHPLILGVIAVIGHMFPVFARFKGGKAVATSGGILLGYQWPLFLLAVAVLLIALKITKMVSLSSIILALVSVIYTIIYTINTGDYLFFAVILTLATFIIYRHRANIARIRAGTEPKIKW from the coding sequence ATGAACATTTTGCTTCCGGTAATCATCGCTTATTTACTTGGATCCATTCCTTCAGCATTATGGATCGGAAAACTTTTCTACAAAACGGACATTCGAACTAAGGGCAGCGGCAATTTGGGAGCGACCAATACGTTTCGAGTGCTCGGCCCCAAAGCCGGGTTTGTCGTCACCATCATGGACATTCTAAAAGGCACAGCCGCAACACTTTTGCCGCTTGTGATGGTTACCGATGTTCACCCGTTGATACTCGGGGTAATCGCCGTTATCGGGCATATGTTTCCGGTGTTTGCGCGCTTTAAAGGCGGCAAAGCCGTTGCCACTTCCGGCGGGATTTTGCTTGGCTATCAATGGCCGCTGTTCTTGCTCGCGGTTGCTGTCTTATTGATTGCGTTGAAGATCACGAAAATGGTATCGTTGTCTTCTATCATTTTAGCTCTTGTGTCGGTCATCTATACGATCATTTACACTATCAATACCGGCGATTACTTGTTTTTTGCCGTGATTTTGACACTCGCCACTTTCATCATTTACCGGCATCGCGCGAACATCGCACGAATCCGCGCAGGTACCGAACCCAAGATCAAGTGGTAG